One part of the Bacillota bacterium genome encodes these proteins:
- a CDS encoding Mpv17/PMP22 family protein, whose product MQKGDLIWLLALILVVLLLVLPTTHGLFLSMTQHHPYLTGFLKFALLATMGELLGIRIVGNTWRKPAGLWARMAVWGFIGMLITMMFEVFAGGVTHLLVKGLLPGRDSKLAFAFLTSAIMNLTFAPTFMGFHRLTDTYLDLVFGEGLLKPHLREMINRVDWGDHLSFVVLKTIPMFWIPAHTFTFLLPPEYRVLTASFLSIALGAILAMAKRRSTAASLKADR is encoded by the coding sequence TTGCAGAAAGGAGATTTGATCTGGCTCCTAGCTCTGATTCTCGTGGTCCTGTTGCTGGTTCTGCCGACTACCCATGGCCTTTTCCTTTCCATGACCCAGCATCATCCCTACCTCACGGGGTTCCTGAAGTTTGCCCTCCTGGCCACTATGGGTGAACTGCTGGGAATCAGGATTGTCGGGAATACCTGGCGGAAACCGGCAGGGCTATGGGCTCGCATGGCGGTCTGGGGTTTCATCGGCATGCTCATCACCATGATGTTTGAAGTCTTTGCCGGCGGGGTTACCCATCTCCTGGTTAAGGGGCTGCTGCCGGGCCGGGATTCAAAACTGGCCTTTGCCTTTCTCACCAGCGCCATCATGAACCTGACCTTTGCCCCCACCTTCATGGGGTTTCACCGTCTTACCGACACCTACCTGGACCTAGTCTTCGGGGAGGGCCTGCTCAAGCCGCACTTGAGGGAAATGATTAACCGTGTTGACTGGGGGGATCATCTATCCTTTGTGGTGTTGAAAACCATCCCCATGTTTTGGATACCCGCCCATACCTTCACCTTCCTGCTACCCCCTGAATACCGGGTGCTGACTGCGTCCTTTCTATCTATCGCTCTCGGGGCGATCCTGGCCATGGCTAAGCGAAGAAGCACCGCGGCTTCCTTGAAAGCTGACAGATGA